AGCAGAATATTTATCGTAGAGCTAATTAATTCATCACCTGCTAGAATCAGAACAAGCCTTTCCTTTGCGGATCCATGGGCTTTTTGTTTTGGTTACAAGAAGTGCTTCTTTGCTCGCTTCCAGCGCCTCGACTCGAGTTGAAAGCTTTGATTTGATTCAATAGGTAATAGAGAGCAATATATGTTGTTAGGTATTTATTCTATATGGTAAGTGTCAACGCTACTAAGGACCTATAGGTTTGCCTACTTTGGCGGCTTTACGCTATTGATAGAGGAAAGGTGGGTTCCAGAGAGGATTGCGCCAACAAAAGCTTTGACTCTGAGAGACTGATGAGAGACTGATGAAGATAAGGATGAAGATAAGGGAAACTGCAGCGGTTAAGAAATTGCAACAGCCGGAATTCTTGGGCTTCTCTCGAGAAGATAAAAATTGTTCCGATAACGGAAAAGTTTATCCCTCTGATCTTAGTAGCGGCCCCCCGATCAAACTAGAGCGTAAGGGCGCTTTTTTGTTTGCAACCTTTTCGGGTGGCTGTAGGACGGCCGCCTATAGGTGGTAGGGTAGGGTGGGTGGTACCGCTCTGCGACCAATCTTCCAAACCGCGCGCGTGCCGGGCTTAGAGCGCGTGAAACTCATCACTAACTCTAAAGATATGGTTCATCAAGCACAGGCTGAACCACAAAGCTATTTTCTACTCCTTTTCCTCATCTCAAGTAGCTCTAATATATTTAACTAACTAGTTCCTGGGTTCAATACATCAGTGATCTCTTCCTTCAATATCAGTTTGTGGACCACTATTCTTTTGCATGCATTATAAGAAATGAAACTGAAGgtatcaaattatcaaaacaTAGCGAAGGTCTAAGGtgctcggactcttcacttCCAATGCCGCATACAATGAGTTTTTAAATCAAAACAAAAGCTAGGGTGAAATCATAATTTAGGCATATGTCTTTTTATCGTTAAAAGATATTTGTATTTAAAAAAAGTCAATAACCACACGGTGCTTTAAAGATATTTACTGGTTAACATTATTGTTGAATGTGTAATGAACTCAAGAAGTCTATTATGGCCtctatatcatttccaatagCCATGTTACATCAAAAAACAGTAAGGTTATGCATCTGTacttaacaataataacatattcaaaCTTGATCTAAAAAATTTGTGCATTCATTTCCTTCCCAATAGTCCACCATAATTTAGgcatttttataaccctatttttagatatttgaattatttttaattgaCTCCCGCACCCGTATCCTCACCTGGATTCGCACCTccgaattttaaaatttagatcatGAAGGATCCGATCTCCAGATGTGCACCGATATCGGACACCCGCACCCTAATCTGAGCAACTTAGGGCCTATGGTTCTGTCAGTTCATGTAAATATTTTCATCTCACCACTTCAGGAAACTTTTCAGTATCTATTACCTCACATTCATTATGTTAATTCTCAAGCTCCTGAAAACTGGTTCAGTATAATAAATGCCAAAACATACTTTTTTCCCAAACAACCATATATTCCATCTCGAGACACCCCCCATAATCCATATACTATAATAGTGCCACAAAATTTGCAGCTAAAATGATCTTAAAAAATTACAGCTAGTGTTGCAACGACAAAACAAAGCAGCCAACATCATTTACAGGGAACCAACAAGTGAAGCACAAATCTCACAAGATTGAATCGGGTTATTTAATTCCTATAAAAGTGTCCCTTGATTCTGACCATTGCCAACAACGACTCTAGAACCAATGCTCGCAGTTGCTGCAAGAACCGGGAAGCAGAAACACATGGTAAAGAGAGAAAAGGACAGCAAATAGGCTCCTCTCTGAAAGATAGAGAGGGAAACTAGATTCAGAAGACATGGGAGATCTGCCACTGGTTGAGATTGAATCCATCACTTGGTTTAAGTGAAGACAGTATTAAACAGCCTTTGGatgatttcaaaattttcaactgaGACTGAACTGTGCCCGAACATAACGGAATTGGCATAGAAAATTCATACAGCTGACACCATTAGTTTGGGATTGAAGTTTAGAACATCAAATGATACTGCATATTCAAATCTTCCTAGTTCCTACTAACCCCATGTAACTCCAATTCCTAATTCATCCAACACACCTAACGGACTACAAAAAATAGAGCaagaaaaatgaatttaaagTACATTGCAATCACGTGAACTTCATGCTACATCGATACCTAAAACAGTTCCAAATTTAAGCCAACTGAACAGGACCAATTTatggaaaaatgaaaaattagtaGCATGACAGAAAAGTAAATGGATTCTATTTCTTCTCATTGGCGCTAAGGAATAAACGGCaggtaaaagaagaagaaaacaaatgcagaaatcaaataaCCTGAGCGAGGACTGGTTGAGGCAAATTTGAGCCTTTGAGAAAGGCAACGGCCTCAGGGCCACTGATTCGACCATCCTGATCCAAATCAGCTCGCCTAAAATAGGCGTCGAATTGATCCATATTCGGAGTCTGATTCTGTGCAGCCATTAGTTAATTGAGAAATCGCTCCAGAGTAATTGCGTTTCTGAATTAGATCTGTGAGTGAAGCAATCGTTATCGAATCATTTATAGCAATGTTTGATATAAAAACTAGAAGGGTTTTAGAATGTCCGCCGACGGCGACTTGCCGGTGCCGGTGGGGGAGGGAGTGTATAGAGGATGAATGGGGTAAAGTGAAAAAACAGTGCATTCGCCGTGGTAGTTTCCTGTGTTGTGATCAAAGCCTGGTTATTTCATTTCAATGAATGCTGTTCTTcatcaattaaattattcattttCTCCTTTTTGACATAAATGTTGAATTTTCTGAAATTTAAATGATGTAATTTAGTAATTACATTGTGGATATACATaatatgaaatttattttaactaTTTTCTCCTTCCGAAGCTTTGGTAAAGTTGTAAAATATTACTTCGTCCCTTTTATATtggtagtttttttaaaaaaattacaataaaagtaatcatttttattttattttactcttattattaaatttttttaaaaataaaattagtttaGTTTATTCTACTTGAAgttatttcaaatttgaaaattatttagaaCTTATTTTTCATCTCATTTATTACTTTTAATCATAAACGTTATTCCAACAAAcataactttatttttaatttcataaatttcaaataaatacaaaatatttaatatttagagTCAAATGCCTACTAATAGTATTATAATAAAGGCCTCACAGACATATGAACATGCCTATTGCTGCTATGGGAGTAGCAAAAAATATACTTTGGTACTACAGATTAAGGTTGGTATGATATGAGACCTTTGCAGATTTATTATGAAAATTAAATATCCTTAATGGATAAAAGGTCAAAAATTGGGTGCTTTCTGGATAACAAACAGAATTAAATATTATTgcagttgaaaaataaaaagatgaagAGACAACGGACTTATCAACCCAAACAATTACTAGAATATATAGCATAGGCTAATTAATTTATGCTCccataatattaaaaataatctcttcgttattaattaaatattttgtatttgaatcttaaaaataaaaaataaaataggttTTCCTTTCAATAAATCTTATATGAaacaaatttgaattaattaggtCAATAAATAGCCTTATATTTTAGATTATTAAGATACAATTATTATAGCTTAACTAAAGTTCGTTggtagaatttattttttaaaaagataaaaataataatcagcGCCATATGACCATATCAAAGGCCAAATTTGCTGCTACTGAAGTTTGGAAGTGGAGTTTTAACATTTCAAACTTGCAAATTGTAATAGAAAATTGcgtttattttaagaatgttgggttccttttttatttttatttttgtatgcGTATTTATAAAAAGGATATCTGAAAATGTCCTAAGTGAGAAATATGCAAACTCCaaactaaataaagaaaaataaataaagtgaaaatCAGATATAGATGGAGCTCATAAGAAATTATTTTAGACCTTATCAAAGTGAAAATCAGATATAAATGGAGTTCATAAGGAACTTTTTTAGACCTTACCAAATATGAATAATTTTAAGCAGACATGCTCACGCTCACCTGCCTACTTAGCATTCACTCTTATTAAATAGCAATATTTGAAAATgtcttaatatttttatacaaaggactttaataattttcttaaaataagagTTGCACTCTAATGGTAGTAAACTTGTGCTAAACGCAGGTAAGTTTGGCATTCGCCTACTAAtaggggtgtgcaaaaatcAAAATGATCGATAAAGCGAatcaaaaaaaatgttattggttTATTGTTATTGGGTTATTGAGTTAACgattatttaatgattttataaaaaaatattgggtTATCGATTCGGTATTGGTTTTTTAAtattgggtaaaccgataacccattaagactataataattgattcttttaatttttactcgTACTTAAATATCAAAGTATCAAACAAAAGATATTAATATAATTACTATACAGACTATTAGTACCCTACACAATTTATAGTTCACACTGCATTACCCTTTAGGCTTTAGCATTTCTTTAGGTTCACAACATCAAAATCTAAAGAATTAAGAACGGCAGTGGCTACGGTTTGCAACGACAACGGCAAGAATTAGGCGACGACTAGAGTTGTGAATTGTGAGTATTCACAACAAGAACGTCTTATTTGCTTGTTTTGTTGTATGTCATGTATCGCGTCAAATTATTGGAgaagtcatatatttgttttgaaagtATTTTTTCTTGGTTAAACCGAAAATCAAACCTTTAAAGACTAAAAACAGATAAACTGATTAAATTGAATGATATTTGGCATAAATATAGCCTATAGGCGTTTGaacaccaaaaaataataataataataataataaaataaaatatatatatatatctatatttatatatatatatatatatatatatatatatatatatatatatatatatatatatatatatatatatatataaaaagaaggAGGTTAGACTTGCTGATGTGGCATGTCACTAAGGAGTAGAAACCTATTTATCTTTATTAAGTAATATTTATGTTGAGTCATTTAATTGTAGGAATGATTAGCTTAcaagaatcaagaaaattcttCTTCGTGTGCGAAAATGGTGGCATTTTTTTGTTGATGAGAACAATCCCACACCAGATTGAGACAAGAAGACTTCAATGATTCCATGTCAAAGCATTTGTCTGGGGTGGGGGGATTTGACCTGGCTTGGAGTCAACTGGTGATAGTAGACTGATAACTGAGCTAAAATATCAATGCGCTAGCTGGCATTATCAGAGAAGTTCAATGATACTTTCTTGTTATGCAGAATAAGCACATGGAATTGCTCTTCATTGGAGAATGTTTGTTCAATATCTAATCGGTTGTAAGCCACCTAGTAAGCACTGAAAAGATTCAAAAATATCTCGCTTCAAAACTAACTCCAACAAGCATGCACCTTAAATCTCCTGTTCTGTATTCTCATTGTGGATggttttgaaatttataaaaaaaattgaactgtTTTCGTAGACTCTGGAGCTTATTGTCCTTAACTTTGTTTGGGCAGGAATTTGTAGCCTTGAAGATCCAGAAAAGTGCACCACAATTTGCTCAAGCTGCTCTTCACGAAATTGAAGTCCTTTCTGCTATTGCCGATGGTGATCCCTCTAATAGTAAATATGTTGTTAGACTTATTGACCATTTTAAACATACAGGCCCAAATGGACAGCATTCATGCATGGTCCTTGAATTTCTGGGTGACAACTTATTGCGTCTCGTCAAATATAATCGTTATAAAGGCCTTGAGCTGGACAAAGTTAGGGAAATATGCAAGTGCATTCTAACTGGTCTAGATTATTTGCACAGTGAACTTGGAATTATTCATACAGACCTAAAACTTGAAAATGTTCTTTTACTTTCCACGATTAATGCCACGAAGGATCCAATTAGATCGGGAACACCGCCCATACTTGAAAGGCCTGAAGGGATCCCAAATGGAGGAGCAACAATGaatattattgagaaaaagCTAAAACAAAGGGCAAGGAGGGCGGCAGCCAGGATATCCGGTAAAAGGGCTTCAATGGGTGGGGTGGGAGGAGGTGCGAAAACAAATAGAAGTCTTGATGGGATTGACTTGAGGTGCAAGGTTGTGGATTTTGGAAGTGCATGCTGGGCTGACAAGCAGTTTGCACAAGAAATTCAGACACGACAGTATAGGTCTCCAGAAGTTATACTTCAGTCTGGATATTCCTTCTCTGCTGACATGTGGTCTTTTGCTTGTATTGCATTTGAGCTTGCCACTGGTGAGATGATGTTCACACCCAAAGGTGGACAAGGTTTCAGTGAAGATGAGGTAGGATTATTTCATCTATACTTTTTGATCCCGTTCTTTTGATGTTGTACTATGCAACTGTTGTGCTCAGTGCCTTTTATTTCAATATTATCCTTTTTCTTGCAACTTTAGACTCTGGGTCCACTGGTGTTCGCAGTGGGGGGAAGGTTCTCATTTATGTTAAGACATGTTTATGAAGTTTATTTTGCTGATTTACGATCATCTTTTTGCCACATGTGAAGCGGAGTTATCCAAATTAGCCATTAAAAGATTTCTATCAGATGGATCTTATTGCACCATCAGAAGAATTTCAAAAACTGAACTTGAAtgtatttcttattatcttttttGGTTCCAGGATCACCTTGCTATGATGATGGAGCTTCTAGGAAAGATACCTCGGAAGGTGagcacctttttttttttgcttacgTGAGCCTTTTAGAAATTATTTAGAAGTAATTATTTACATTAGATCTTATAAAAACTGATGGTGAAGCAGATAGCCAATGGTGGGGCTCGATCTAAAGATTACTTTGACAGATATGGAGATTTGAAGAGGATCCGGAGGCTAAAGTATGGGTCTTTAGAAAAATTACTTACTGACAAGTTCAAATTTTCTGAAATTGATGCTCTTGAATTTGCCAAATTTCTTTGTCCGCTTCTTGATTTTGAGCCAGAGAATCGACCAACTGCTCAGCAGTCCTTGCAACACCCATGGCTCAACATTAACAGTCTAAACCAAACAGAGGTGAAGAGTGATTCTTGTATGGAAAAGGTTAATGTCGGGATGAAAAACCTACAATTGAAGGCCGGTAAGTGAATGGATGGTCTTCTCACTGCAGCACCTCTCCATTGACCTCTCTCCCCAGTATCAGATTACTTGTGAATTAATTTTGGATTGTTTTATGGTTTAATTAGATTCAAGTCATTGGTAGACTTAGATGTATTATTTTGATTGATTATCACGAGGAAACAACCTCCAATAGGAGAAATTGGCATCGGTCCTGAAATATTCCTAGTTGAAGCTTCCACTTGTTTTAATGATGTTGACATTCACCAAAGAGACAATCCTTCATTCCTCTAACAAATAAGTTGGCCATGTTCTATTGAAGGCCCGGAGGACCAAGCAAGCTACAGAGTTAGTAGTATATGGCATCATCTGGACTCAGCATTATCAATACAGGAAAGAGTCTTTAGCAGCCTGTAGAAAACATTAATGGGAGCCTCTTGATATGGAGTGTGTTATGTACATTAAACATTAAAAGAATTGGATTCTGTGGAGGAAGTATATTCTCCATTTCTGCAGGTAGGAAAgaattcttttctcttttgatttTAACCCAGGTTGAAGTCTTTGTAACAActgatatatacatatttttatatacatcACTGAAAATATTAGGTGCCACTTAATTTTACAAAGAACCTTCCCTTTTTTATGGTGTTGTGTCTAAT
The sequence above is a segment of the Solanum dulcamara chromosome 11, daSolDulc1.2, whole genome shotgun sequence genome. Coding sequences within it:
- the LOC129873541 gene encoding uncharacterized protein LOC129873541; its protein translation is KKLNCFRRLWSLLSLTLFGQEFVALKIQKSAPQFAQAALHEIEVLSAIADGDPSNSKYVVRLIDHFKHTGPNGQHSCMVLEFLGDNLLRLVKYNRYKGLELDKVREICKCILTGLDYLHSELGIIHTDLKLENVLLLSTINATKDPIRSGTPPILERPEGIPNGGATMNIIEKKLKQRARRAAARISGKRASMGGVGGGAKTNRSLDGIDLRCKVVDFGSACWADKQFAQEIQTRQYRSPEVILQSGYSFSADMWSFACIAFELATGEMMFTPKGGQGFSEDEDHLAMMMELLGKIPRKIANGGARSKDYFDRYGDLKRIRRLKYGSLEKLLTDKFKFSEIDALEFAKFLCPLLDFEPENRPTAQQSLQHPWLNINSLNQTEVKSDSCMEKVNVGMKNLQLKAGK